The Nocardia sp. NBC_01329 sequence TGGGTCGACTGGTGCCGAGAAGCCCTCGACACCCTCCACGCGATCCAGGCCCGACCAGCCACAGAACCCAAGCCTCAATTCCACGACTGAGGTCACCGGCCTCCGCCGAGTACGGGAACCAGACGACCGAGCCCATCGGCGCCGTAACCGGAATCCAAGGCGCGCCGGAACACGTCACCCGATGCGTCGAGTACACCGGTGTCGATTCCGTGGTGTGCGAATATCGTGCGGAGCGTGGTGAAGGCTTCGTAGGCCGACGAGATGGTGGTGTCGTCGGCGGGGTAGTGGTCGGCTTCGACCTGCGCGGCGGTTTGCGCCATCAGCCCGGGCATCAGCCCGATCAGGGCGGGTGTGAACGGGACGAGCTCGCTGCCCCTGATCCCCTCGGCCTCAGCGAGCGCGATGCCCATTGACACGCCGAACAGCGAGAGCCAGAACACCGACACCAGTGCGGCGTCGAACGCGGCGGCGCGTCCGTGGTCCGCGCCCAGATAGGTTCCCTTTTCGGACAGAGCCTTCAAAGCCGGTTCGGCTGTGCGGTAGCCACTTTCGGATCCCGAGTACAGCAGAAGCGCATCCGGTGTGCCGAGGCCCTGCGGCACCGCCATAACGGCACCGTCCACGTAGGAGACGCCGTGGACGTCGGCCCATTCGGCGCGCGCTCTCGACTGCTCCGGGGTCGAGGACGTGAGGTTCACGAGCACCTTTCCGCGCAGTGCCGGGCCCGCGGCGCTCAACACCTTCGCCACCGCGTCGTCGTCGAGTAACGAGACGACGATCAGGGGCGCGGCGCCGACCGCTTCGGTCACCGACGCCGCGTCCTTCGCGCCGATCTCGACCAGGGCGTCGGCCTTTGCCGCCGTCCGATTCCACACGGTCGTCGGATGCCCGGCCGCCAAAAATGTCTTCGCGATCGCCGAACCCATGAGTCCGAGTCCAAGGACCGTGACGGGCGTGCGTATTCCACTGGACATCTGCGCCTCCTGATTGTTTGAAGAATCTCAAACAGATATTGTTGTATGATCGTCAAACTGTCAAGACCTGGGGAGGTGTGCGCATGCCCACCGAGTTGTCACACCCGGAGACCGCCGACCTCGAGATCGCGGCGGTCATGCACGCGCTGTCCGATCCGATCCGACTGCAATTGGTGGCCTGCCTGGCCTGCGACGAGGGCGAGAACTGCGGCGACCTCAGCCGGACCATCGAACTGCACAAGTCCACGCTCTCGCATCACTACCGCGTGCTGCGTGAAGCGGGTATCACCCGGACGACGGTCGTCGGCCGCACCCGGGTGATGAGCCTGCGCTACGACGACCTACAGGCCCGGTTCCCGGGGCTGCTGGACGTGGTCTTCCGCGCCTTGGCCGATATCGTCGAGGACGACGGGAAATGGAACGGTTCGCCCGGAGACCGCGCGAAATTGCTCGCAGCGTTGACACGGCCCGTGGCCTCGGACTGACCGAGCCGTCGAACTTCGACGGCCGTCCGCGCTGCGCCCACCCGGAGAGGCCCGACCTCCGACCTCGGTGTTTCGCGATGCCGCGGCCGGTGAGTGCTGCCGGGATGACACAGTCGCCCGCGTCGACCAAACTTGAAGGGTTTGGATCACGCGGGAGGAGAGTCGTCGTGACTTCTCGGTATACATCGGCGCTCGAGCGGAATATCGCGGATATGCGCGCTCAACACGAGACCTGGGTTCGCGCGGACCGGCCCTGGTCGTTGCGGGAACTCTTCAGTACAACCGACTGCGATATCGCAGACTACAGCAGAGAGTTCAGGCCGAGCGAGTTCGGCGAACAGGTATGCAGGGACGTGGAGAAGTATTGCCGCGCTCAGGGGATCTGGCTGGAGCCCGGGGGCGCGCACTACAACAGTATGACCCCCTATCTACACCCGGGCCCGGTCAGTGCGGAACGGCTGGCCACCATCGGCCTGTTCAATGCGATCCTGTTCTGGCTCAACGACACCGTGGGCCGCGAGAAGTTCGGTCATCTGTCCGGTGCCGAACAGGGCCGGGCGCGCAACGAGCTCGACAGGCTGTGCCGCCTGCTCGAATCGCGCACTGTGCCCGAGGAACCCTCGCCGATCGAAATCGCTACGGCCGACGTCCTCGCCCGGCTCACCGCGCAGCATGCGGAACGACAGTGGCTCGACGGGTTCCTGGAATCGACGGTCGAGCATCTACGTACCGCCATCCGGGACCAGAACGCCCGGTCCCGCCGCGACCTGCTGACGGCGACCGAGTACATCGATCTCCGTGCTCAGGTATCCGGTATGTACCCGGCTATCGCCCTGTGCGAATTCGGACGGGACAGCTATCTGGACCGGGAGCGACTGGACGCCGTAGGGCTCCTGGACGATCTGCGCCGATTACGGAGGCTCACCGCTGAGATCGGTGCACTGATGAACGATATGTTCTCCTTCGAGAAGGAGTGCATTGTCGACCGCTCGGATTTCAACCTGATACCGGTATGTCTGCTGAACAGCCCGGGAGCGACACTGGCCGACGCCGTGCACACCGCCGCCGGCCTGGTCCGTGACAGAATTACCGAGTTCCGCCGACTACACGCGGCGCTCGCCGCGCGCTGTGCCGATCCGGACATCGTGGGCAGCGGCCAGGCGGCGCCGGTCCGGACCCATCTCGACGATCTCGAGGGCTGTGTCCAGGCCACCTGGGTATGGCAACTGATGACGACCCGGTACAAGGGCGGTGGAATTTTCGCCGAGAACAATCCCGGCCGACTGGAAAAGGCTCGGTCCGATGAGGAAGGATGATCATTCATCGGGGCGGTGACGCTCGACCGGGGTGACGCGGAGCTGCGGCGGAGTCGAAGCAGCAGATGAAGGGGCGTGATGGACGGGTCGGAGCACGATGAACTGGTCCGCTCATGGTCTCGGGCACTTCGGGCGACCGGCGAACCCGCGCCGCCCGACTCGGATATCGATCAGCTCCTGCACTGGCTGGTAGCCGATTTTGCCGAAGCTCTCACCACAACACCGTTCGAACCCGCCGCAGGCGCCAGGATCGGCGCGGCGCTGGCCACCGTGGATGCGAGTATCGACGACGTGCCGGCGGCATCCGTGCCGATCCTGTGGAATCTCGTCGGGCCGGGAGCCGACCCCGGCACCGTGACACGGATGTCGATATTGCTGACCAAACTGGGTGAGGGTTTCGGCACGCATCGGCAGCGGCGGTTCGCCGCCGCCGACGAAGACGGTGTTCGGTCCAGCCGGCAATCGGACGAGCGTTACCGGGTGGTGTTCGAGAACGCGGCGGTGGCCATCGCCGTCGGCGACACCAACGGTGTCCTACTCGATGCCAATCAAAAGCTCGCCGATATGATCGGCGTCCCCATCGACAAACTGCGCGGAATCTCGGTCTACGAATTCGCGCACCCCGAGGATCGGGAACGGATCCGTAATCTCGTCTACCAGAAACTCGTTCCCAACCGTCAAGGGACTGTGAAGCTGGAGCAGCAGCTCGGCCGGGTCGACGGCAGTTACGGATGGGCATCTTTCTCCATCACTTTCGTCGAAGGAGGAGCGGGCCACCCGAACTACCTCTTGGCGGTGGGTGAGGATGTCACCGAACAGCACCGGATGCGCCAGGAACTGCACCGCCAGGCCCGGCACGATCCGCTCACGGGCCTGGCCAATCGGCGTCAGTTGCTGGAGCGACTCGATACCGTGATGAGCGAGGCCGGGGGCCACGAGCAGATCGGATTGTGCTTCGTGGACCTGGATCGCTTCAAACACATCAATGACCGATACGGCCACGGCACCGGCGACCGGGTCCTGGCCGCCGTCGCCGATCGCCTGCATGCGAGTGTGCAGGACCTGGACTGCCTGGTGGCCCGGATAGGTGGCGACGAATTCGTCGCGTTGGTACCGCCGCCGGTAGACGTCCGGAAGATGGGCCGCGTGGCGGACAGCCTGCTGGGTGCGCTGACCGACCCGGTGACGACCACCAACCACCGGGTTCAGGTCTCGGCCAGCATCGGGGCCGTGCTGACAACGGTGCAGAGCGGGCAGGCCGAAACCCTGATCGATGCTGCCGACACGGGCCTGTACCGCGCCAAGAACAACGGCAAATCGCAGTGGGTACTTCATCTGCTCGCCGACGGCGCGGAATCCGATCCCGAGCAATTGAACCGATACATCCCCACCGCGGATTCCACCGAGGACCCTCCTGATCCGTGATATCGGCGCGCGGTCCGGACCTCTCGAGACTCACCACGGTCGTCGCTTCTCACCGCGCCGCGGGCACAACCGCGGCAGGTAGGCTGGGCACACGGTGCTCCGCTGATAGAAGGAGTGCGTGACCATGGAATGGCTACTGATCGTTGTGGTGGTGGTGCTGGTGGCGGCCGCCCTGGTGTGGCGGTCCCGGCAGTCGAGGGAACGCGCGGCGACCGAACTGGCCGATGCACTGGCCGAGGCACGCCGGGTCAACGAGCGGCTCGGCGGCCAGATCTACAATCTGAACGGCAGCAACGCCGCCGCACAGCTTGCGCTCGCCGACGCGTCGGAGCGTTATATCGCGGCGGGTTCACAGGTCGATCAGGCCAGCAGCCCGGTCCAGGCGCGGCTGGCGAAACAGACCGCGGTCGAGGGGCTGTACTACATCCGCGCCGCCCGGACCGCCATGGATATGGACCCCGGTCCGGCTGTGCCCGAGCTCGAGGGGCGGGCCACCGCGGGCGAAGTCAGCGAAGACCGCGTGATCGACTTCGAGAACCGCCGTATCGCCGCGTCCCCCCATCCCTCGTCCGAGACGCCGAACTACTATCCGGGCGGGCGCGTCGCCGGCCGGCCGGTACCGGCCGGCTGGTACTCCGAACCCTGGTGGAAGCCCGCCCTGGTCGCGGGCGCCTGGGGAATCGGCTCGGCGCTGCTGTTCACCTCGATGTTCTCCGGTATGTCCGGTGTGGGCTACGGCGCGGAAGGCTTCGAATCCGGCTACGGCGAAGGGTATACGGACGGGCTGTCCGCCGGAGATCAGGATTACGGCGGTCCCGGGGGCGACACCGGAGGCCAGAACGATTGGGGCGGTGACGGCGGTGGTTTCGACGGCGGTGGCTTCGATTTCTGAGAACCGGCGAGCCGGATCCACCGTGTCGGCCGGGTAGACCGAAACCGTACCGATGGCAGTGATCGGCGCAGGGAGGCCGGGAGCGGCGCCCGGCCCGAGATCTTCGGTGATCGCTGTGCTTCGATGGGCTATGCGGACTCGCTTCCACGAGGAACTCGAACAGCTGACCGGGATGCTCGAGCAGATGTGCCTACGCGACGAGACCGCGATCGCCGCCGCCACCCGGGCTCTGCTCCACTCCGATATCGAGGAGGCCGAACAAGCGATCGACCTGTGCGCCCACGTCGAGGCGATGGGCCGGGACGCCGAGGAGTCCGCGGTGATGCTGCTGGCTCTGCAGGCCCCGGTGGCCTCCGAACTGCGGCGGGTAGTGACCGCGCTCCAACTGTCGGCCAACCTCGCGCGGATGGGCGGATTGTGCGCTCATATCGCCGGGTTGGTGCGCCGTCGGCATCCTGACCCCGTAATGCCGGATCCGTTGCGGGACACCGTTGCCCGGATGGGCGCGTCCGCGGTATCGATGGCCGGTTCGGCCGCGCGGGTCCTGGCGACCGGCGATGCCGAAGCGGCCGCGGCACTCGAAGGCCACGACGATGTGATGGATCAACTGCACCGCGATCTGCTGAACTACCTTCTCGGTTCCGAATACACCGGCGGTACCACCACCGCGGTCGATCTGGCGCTGCTGGGACGCTACTACGAGCGTTTCGCCGATCACACGGTCGAAGTCGGTCGCCGCACTCTGTTCATGACCACCGGCATCAGCGAACCCGAGTGAAAGTTCCCTGGCCGGTAACCACGCGATGAACAGCAGCACACCCAGCGCGATCGGGATCAGAAGCGGCAGCGCGATCGCCAAAGGCAGAAATGCCCGGAACCCGCACGCGGCCGCGAGCCAGACCCAGAAACGCGGGGAGTGCCCAGCTACACATAGTGGCGAGTGTTAGTTCCCGCGCCGACGCGAATCGGTGAGTGGGATTCGCTCGGAAGCCCGGCGTCGGCCACCGACAGGACGCCCGCCCGGATGTTCGTCAAAATGCCACCGCAACCTCCGTGAGTCGCTCGAACACCGCCGGCGCGGGCCATGCACCGGTGCGGAAGCGAGGCGGGTGCACGCCGGGTATCGGGGCGATTCCGGTGAGGTCGACAGCGGTATCGAACGGTACCTGGATGGACCGGTCGTCGTCCTCGGTGGCGAAAGCGATGAAATCGGCTAACGGCAGGGCCGCGTCGACTCCCTCGCCCCAGACCGCGACGGTACGGATACCGTCTTCGCGCTCGGACATCATCAGGCTGCTCACGTAGAGCGCCTCGAGATCGGCCCGATAGTTCTCCTCCAGCCATTGCTGTTGGGTGTTGTATTCGACACTGGCCAGGAGGGCGCGGGCCCGGGCCACCTCGACGTCGTTGTCGGTGGCCACCAGGTCGAGGGGGATCACCAGGCCGGATTCGTCGACGGTGTAGCCCTGGGGCGAGAGCGGTCGAGCTGCCTCCCGGTACTCCTGTTCCACCATGTCGAATGCTTCGGACAACATCTCCGGGTCACCGGGAACGACTATCAGGGTCTGCTGGTCCGGTATGAACGCGACCGGCGGATGTTCGAAGGTCGCGGTCGAGACGAGCAGCCAGTCCGAGACCAGAATCCACGACGACAGATAGTCGGTCTCGTCGACCGTTATTCTCACGATTCCGTCGTTCGGCAATTCCGCTACCGGCACCACCGCGGCCAGATTCTCCCGCGCGACCGTCAACGCCTCTGCCGCGGTCACGCCCCAGTCGGCGAGTTTCGACTCGTCGGGAAAATTGATGACATCCGGGTAGTCGATGACCAGCAGTTCGTCGATGAACGGGAAGAGTGACCGCCGGACCCGTGACCCCTCGTCGTCCAACGCGTAGGTCGACGGCCGCAGGACGGGCCGCAACAGCGGCCGCACATCCTCCCAGCTGTCGGGTGGTGCCTGGGGAGTCACCAGTGCGGGCACGATCCGCGCCAGCCACTCCTGTGTCTCCTCCGGCGATCGGTCGCGCGTCTCCGCGAAGAGGTTGGCGAGGTGGAGAACGGCGTCGTTACCGTCGTATCGGGCTGCGAACTCCCCGGCATCGTAGGAGACATCGGTCACGCCTGCCGTACGCATATGCCCGAACACCTGCAATGCGAAATCTCGTCGTTCCCGGTCATCGTCGATGTCGGTCATTTGAAGGAGCAACCTCACAGTTCGGAACGCGGTTCGGCCAACGGCAGGAAGGGGGGACACTACCGGAGCCGCCATCGACGGCAGCGGTCGCTGTTCCCAATGCCGGTGCGCCGGAGGTGAACCCACTCCGCCGGTGCGACCACCGGTTCCGCGCCCGAGCAGTCGGTGGGAATCACCGGTAATCGGTCGGTGGGAATCACCGGTAATCGGGCAGCGGGGCCGGGTAGTGCCGGGTGGCCGACGCCGTCATCGGTCGCCCGGCCATCATTGATCTTCCCCGTTCCGGACTGCCGGAACGGGTCGGGAAACGACTCCGCGCGCGTCGACAGCCCACCCCGGGCGCACAAGTTTCCTTGAGTGTGGCACACTGGTGTCCCGAGACCGGGCTAATCGAAGTGATCTGCACGGCTCACCTACAGAAATGAAGTATTTAAGCATGGCGCAAGGCAGTGTGAAGTGGTTCAACGGCGAAAAGGGCTTCGGCTTCATCGCTCAAGACGGAGGCGGACCTGACGTCTTCGTGCATTACTCCGCGATCAGCGGTTCGGGTTTCAAGTCCCTCGAAGAGGGACAGCGTGTGGAGTTCGAGATCGGCCAGGGCCAGAAGGGCCCGCAGGCTCAGGACGTCCGCGCGATCTGATTCCGCGTGAGTTTCGGGCTCCGCACCGTTGAGGTGCGGAGCTTTCTCATGTTCGGGGTCCGGTGCTCTATCGCCCGTTCATGTCACTCCGGTCAACGCCCGCCCCTCTAGTAGCCCGGGTTCGTGGATCGGCCGATACAGTCAGCGTCGCCACCTCTCACGCCAGATGGCAGAGCCGGGGCCGGTTTGTGCGATTTCCCGGGCTCGCTCACGATGCCGGTCGATTCGCTCGCCGCCGTGTGTAGCCGCGGATTGCGGGTATGTGCAACACAGGAACTCGATGAACTGCTCAGGTGTCATCGTTCCGGTGGAACATCAGGAGGTTCTCATGTTTGCCATTGCCGCTGCCGTCGTGTTCGCACTCGGCCTCATTCTCGATCTGGCGGATGCCACGCTCGGCGATGAGGTCAACGGCGGCACTCTCATCATTCTCGGGCTGTTGTTGATCGCCCTGCATCTCGCCGGATTCGGCACTGCGCGCGCGAGTTCCGGTGGGCGCTCCTGGAACTGGCGGCGCGCCCGGCGCTGAGCCGGCACTGCCCGGTTCGACCGGCGGTCGTGCCGGAACCGCTGTGTGAAACCGGAGTCGACCGACCACGCTCGGGCGCGGGATCCACCGTCACAGGCTGTGGATCCCGGTCGGCTCCGGGATGTGGCCTGGCTGTAGGCGAGGGATGCCGATAGCGTCTCGGTATGACCGTGACGTGGGAAGAGTTGGGGTGGGAGCAGCTTTCCGACGGGTGGGACGGTGCCGATTGCCGGTGTAGGACTGTACGGCCGGATCGAGTGTCCGAGGGACCGGCCCGGGCCGGAGAGTTGGTGCCTCACCGGTGCGAGAACGTGCGGGACCGGGAAAGATTCTCCGACCCCACGGCCCGGATGCGACCGTATCCCGGCTTTCGGCCGAGACCGCCGAGGATGAGGTGTTCTTCGGGTGCCTTTGTCCGGACGGGAGGGCCCTGTGGCCACCATTCGTCCAGCGGCGTCAGCCCGGGTTCCACCAGGTCCAGTGAGCCGAAGAGTTCACGGATGTGCTGCGGGCTCCGGTACCGGCCCGACCCGAATTCCTCGCCTGTATGGGCCTTTTCGAGCTGCCCGGCCAGTTCATGGAGTTCGGCATCACCGGGACCGGGATCGCAGTAGTGGGTGATCGCCACGTACGAACCGGCCGGGAGCAGTTCGATGTATCGGGATACGACCCCCGCCGGATCGTGGTCGTCGTCGAGATGATGGAGAACCGCGCCCAGCAGGACCGCGATCGGTTCCCGCATGTTCAGGTAGCGGCCGGCGTCGTCCAGTATCGCTGCGGCATCGGTGAGATCGCCGGGTAGGTAGTGAGTGTTCTCGTTCCGTTCCAGCATCACTCGACCGTGGGCGACGCAGAGCGGGTCGTTGTCCACGTACACGACTTCGACGTCCTTGCGCCCGCACTCCTGCGCGACCACGTGCAGGGGATCGCGGGTGGGTAGGCCGGCGCCGAGGTCCAAGAACTGCTGAACTGCGGCGCCTTCGGCCAACGAGCGCACGACCCGCGCCAGCCAGCGCCGGTTCATATGGTGAACGTCGCCCTGCCGCGGCGCAATTCGCCGGATCCGTTCGAATGCGGAACGATCTACCTCGTAGTTGTCCTTACCGCCCAGGCTGTAGTCGTAGACGCGGGGAATGCTGGGCCGGTCGGTGTCCGCACCGACGGGCTGGCCATCGAGCGAGGTGGCGGTGTCGATCGTCATCGCGCCTCCATCACATACCGGGCGGTCACCTTTCGGTGCGCTGCGTCGAATGTAACACGGCAACATAATCTATGGTGATGTTGCGCGACGTTAACCGGTTCGGGGCCGATCGATTCGGGCGGCATCTGATTCTCAGAGCCTGGGGCCGGGCCGGTTGGTGTCGA is a genomic window containing:
- a CDS encoding NAD(P)-dependent oxidoreductase, with product MSSGIRTPVTVLGLGLMGSAIAKTFLAAGHPTTVWNRTAAKADALVEIGAKDAASVTEAVGAAPLIVVSLLDDDAVAKVLSAAGPALRGKVLVNLTSSTPEQSRARAEWADVHGVSYVDGAVMAVPQGLGTPDALLLYSGSESGYRTAEPALKALSEKGTYLGADHGRAAAFDAALVSVFWLSLFGVSMGIALAEAEGIRGSELVPFTPALIGLMPGLMAQTAAQVEADHYPADDTTISSAYEAFTTLRTIFAHHGIDTGVLDASGDVFRRALDSGYGADGLGRLVPVLGGGR
- a CDS encoding ArsR/SmtB family transcription factor, which encodes MPTELSHPETADLEIAAVMHALSDPIRLQLVACLACDEGENCGDLSRTIELHKSTLSHHYRVLREAGITRTTVVGRTRVMSLRYDDLQARFPGLLDVVFRALADIVEDDGKWNGSPGDRAKLLAALTRPVASD
- a CDS encoding terpene synthase family protein: MTSRYTSALERNIADMRAQHETWVRADRPWSLRELFSTTDCDIADYSREFRPSEFGEQVCRDVEKYCRAQGIWLEPGGAHYNSMTPYLHPGPVSAERLATIGLFNAILFWLNDTVGREKFGHLSGAEQGRARNELDRLCRLLESRTVPEEPSPIEIATADVLARLTAQHAERQWLDGFLESTVEHLRTAIRDQNARSRRDLLTATEYIDLRAQVSGMYPAIALCEFGRDSYLDRERLDAVGLLDDLRRLRRLTAEIGALMNDMFSFEKECIVDRSDFNLIPVCLLNSPGATLADAVHTAAGLVRDRITEFRRLHAALAARCADPDIVGSGQAAPVRTHLDDLEGCVQATWVWQLMTTRYKGGGIFAENNPGRLEKARSDEEG
- a CDS encoding sensor domain-containing diguanylate cyclase; amino-acid sequence: MDGSEHDELVRSWSRALRATGEPAPPDSDIDQLLHWLVADFAEALTTTPFEPAAGARIGAALATVDASIDDVPAASVPILWNLVGPGADPGTVTRMSILLTKLGEGFGTHRQRRFAAADEDGVRSSRQSDERYRVVFENAAVAIAVGDTNGVLLDANQKLADMIGVPIDKLRGISVYEFAHPEDRERIRNLVYQKLVPNRQGTVKLEQQLGRVDGSYGWASFSITFVEGGAGHPNYLLAVGEDVTEQHRMRQELHRQARHDPLTGLANRRQLLERLDTVMSEAGGHEQIGLCFVDLDRFKHINDRYGHGTGDRVLAAVADRLHASVQDLDCLVARIGGDEFVALVPPPVDVRKMGRVADSLLGALTDPVTTTNHRVQVSASIGAVLTTVQSGQAETLIDAADTGLYRAKNNGKSQWVLHLLADGAESDPEQLNRYIPTADSTEDPPDP
- a CDS encoding DUF1542 domain-containing protein, with protein sequence MEWLLIVVVVVLVAAALVWRSRQSRERAATELADALAEARRVNERLGGQIYNLNGSNAAAQLALADASERYIAAGSQVDQASSPVQARLAKQTAVEGLYYIRAARTAMDMDPGPAVPELEGRATAGEVSEDRVIDFENRRIAASPHPSSETPNYYPGGRVAGRPVPAGWYSEPWWKPALVAGAWGIGSALLFTSMFSGMSGVGYGAEGFESGYGEGYTDGLSAGDQDYGGPGGDTGGQNDWGGDGGGFDGGGFDF
- the phoU gene encoding phosphate signaling complex protein PhoU yields the protein MRTRFHEELEQLTGMLEQMCLRDETAIAAATRALLHSDIEEAEQAIDLCAHVEAMGRDAEESAVMLLALQAPVASELRRVVTALQLSANLARMGGLCAHIAGLVRRRHPDPVMPDPLRDTVARMGASAVSMAGSAARVLATGDAEAAAALEGHDDVMDQLHRDLLNYLLGSEYTGGTTTAVDLALLGRYYERFADHTVEVGRRTLFMTTGISEPE
- a CDS encoding cold-shock protein, which encodes MAQGSVKWFNGEKGFGFIAQDGGGPDVFVHYSAISGSGFKSLEEGQRVEFEIGQGQKGPQAQDVRAI
- a CDS encoding SAM-dependent methyltransferase; this encodes MTIDTATSLDGQPVGADTDRPSIPRVYDYSLGGKDNYEVDRSAFERIRRIAPRQGDVHHMNRRWLARVVRSLAEGAAVQQFLDLGAGLPTRDPLHVVAQECGRKDVEVVYVDNDPLCVAHGRVMLERNENTHYLPGDLTDAAAILDDAGRYLNMREPIAVLLGAVLHHLDDDHDPAGVVSRYIELLPAGSYVAITHYCDPGPGDAELHELAGQLEKAHTGEEFGSGRYRSPQHIRELFGSLDLVEPGLTPLDEWWPQGPPVRTKAPEEHLILGGLGRKPGYGRIRAVGSENLSRSRTFSHR